One part of the Algibacter sp. L1A34 genome encodes these proteins:
- a CDS encoding mannitol dehydrogenase family protein, producing the protein MENLEAIKENASTPLFDRDQVKTSIAHIGVSNFHRSHQANYMHDLIEKHHELNYGICGIDLLDSDRKTYNVLKDQDGFYTLITKDATSLHKPKIIGSIIEYFFGPENPMAVIERLANPDIKIISLTIAEDGYHLNEITGEFNQKHPAVAEDIVNPFNPKTVFGYLTQAFKLRKLRGLLGCTILSCDNIKNNGDTMKQSFLNYVEKNEPDLLPWLKNNTTFPNTMVDRITPLTHHKDLDTLKNDFFIEDQWPVVCESFTEWVIEDNFYNEKPNWEKVGVQFVKNIAPYQNMKLQLLNAGHSVLGILGTLHGYKTVQEAANDTDFMLFLENFMDLEVAPILVKAKKIDIAEYKTTLISRFKNPNINDSLSRICSESSAKIPIFILSTLNIQLKEEENAFNRIAFIIAAWCKYNDGIDDQGNHYNIEDSISNTLIRMSALSQQHPLKFLEIKSIFKDLSSNILFTTKYLKYLNYIRTHNIKESIINFNANLI; encoded by the coding sequence ATGGAAAATCTAGAAGCGATAAAAGAAAACGCCTCTACACCTTTGTTTGACAGAGATCAAGTTAAAACGAGTATTGCACATATTGGAGTAAGCAATTTTCATCGTTCTCACCAAGCAAATTACATGCACGATTTAATTGAAAAACATCATGAATTAAATTACGGTATTTGCGGTATTGACTTATTAGATTCTGATCGAAAAACATACAATGTTTTAAAGGATCAAGATGGGTTTTACACCTTAATTACAAAAGATGCCACCAGTTTACATAAACCTAAAATAATAGGTTCTATTATCGAGTATTTTTTTGGGCCAGAAAACCCAATGGCGGTTATAGAACGTTTAGCTAACCCAGATATTAAAATTATATCGCTTACTATTGCTGAAGATGGCTACCATTTAAATGAAATAACAGGTGAATTCAACCAAAAACACCCAGCAGTTGCCGAAGATATTGTTAATCCTTTTAATCCAAAAACTGTTTTTGGCTATTTAACACAAGCTTTTAAATTACGAAAACTTCGTGGATTGCTAGGTTGCACTATTCTATCTTGCGACAACATAAAAAATAATGGGGATACCATGAAACAGTCGTTTTTAAATTATGTAGAAAAAAACGAACCAGATTTATTGCCTTGGCTAAAAAACAATACCACTTTCCCAAATACAATGGTGGATAGGATTACACCTTTAACGCACCATAAAGATCTTGATACTTTAAAAAACGATTTTTTTATAGAAGACCAATGGCCTGTGGTTTGCGAATCTTTCACAGAATGGGTTATTGAAGATAATTTTTATAACGAAAAACCAAATTGGGAAAAAGTAGGTGTTCAATTTGTAAAAAATATTGCGCCTTACCAAAACATGAAATTACAGCTTTTAAATGCCGGGCATAGTGTTTTAGGTATTTTAGGTACATTGCATGGCTATAAAACTGTGCAAGAAGCAGCCAATGACACTGACTTTATGCTGTTTCTAGAAAATTTCATGGATCTTGAGGTTGCTCCAATTTTAGTTAAAGCAAAAAAAATAGATATAGCAGAATACAAAACTACACTAATTTCTAGATTTAAAAACCCAAATATAAATGATAGCTTGTCTAGGATTTGCAGTGAAAGTTCGGCAAAAATTCCGATATTTATTTTATCAACTTTAAATATTCAACTTAAAGAAGAAGAAAATGCATTTAACAGAATAGCCTTTATTATAGCTGCATGGTGTAAATATAATGACGGTATCGACGATCAAGGAAACCATTATAACATTGAGGATTCTATTAGTAATACATTAATTAGAATGTCGGCGCTCTCACAACAACACCCTCTTAAATTTTTAGAAATAAAATCTATTTTTAAAGATTTAAGTTCGAATATACTTTTTACTACAAAATATTTAAAATACTTAAACTACATAAGGACGCATAATATTAAAGAAAGTATTATAAATTTCAACGCTAATTTGATTTAA